A window of the Dyadobacter pollutisoli genome harbors these coding sequences:
- a CDS encoding L-threonylcarbamoyladenylate synthase, with product MPAEFIKIYPQNPDERRIRQVVDCLKDGGLVIYPTDTVYGLGCDIYNSRAVEKIARIKGIKPQKNDFSFICYDLSHISDYARVGNAAFKIMKRVLPGPYTFILDATSNVPKLLNTNKKTVGIRVPGNLIPRLIVKELGNPIVTTSIKDDDEIIEYSTDPELIYEKFQHQVDMVIDGGYGGNVASTIVKADSDTFEIIREGLGDINVFL from the coding sequence ATGCCCGCTGAATTCATTAAAATTTACCCGCAAAATCCTGACGAAAGGAGAATACGTCAGGTAGTTGATTGTCTGAAAGATGGTGGTTTGGTGATTTACCCTACTGACACTGTTTACGGTTTGGGCTGCGATATTTACAACTCCCGCGCCGTTGAAAAAATAGCCAGGATAAAGGGGATTAAGCCGCAAAAAAATGACTTTTCCTTCATTTGCTACGATCTGAGCCACATTTCGGACTATGCCAGAGTAGGTAATGCAGCATTCAAAATCATGAAGAGGGTTTTGCCTGGCCCATATACTTTTATTCTTGATGCAACGAGTAATGTACCAAAACTGCTCAATACAAATAAAAAGACGGTTGGTATTCGCGTGCCGGGCAACCTTATTCCGAGATTGATCGTAAAAGAATTAGGGAATCCTATCGTTACTACGTCAATCAAGGATGATGACGAGATCATCGAGTACTCCACTGATCCTGAGTTGATCTACGAGAAATTTCAGCATCAGGTAGACATGGTGATCGATGGCGGCTATGGCGGTAATGTAGCCTCGACGATTGTCAAAGCTGACTCCGATACTTTTGAAATAATCAGGGAAGGTTTGGGTGACATAAACGTTTTTTTATGA
- a CDS encoding glycosyltransferase has product MRLEFALLRVEMKALEKPLVTVILTTYNQEKYIEETLTSVFYQTYPYIQLIVVDNASTDSTLSLIERFKASAPAFQIIRNNTNYGLCKAFNQGLNIANGKYMIDLSGDDIMMADRIEKQVEAFEKLPEEFAVVFSNAIYIDQKGSRLHNHYAVDGNEKALAPVPSGDVYKNILEKYFICTPTMMMRTAALNQMGGYDESLLFEDFDFWIRSSVLFKYFYLDDILTKKRIHPSSLSTKVYQKGSGILASYYAVCNKAYDLNRDQQEFDLLAARIRTFIRKCLYAQEFELAIRFRRLLNYIENPGWQTELIVFMCRLHLPLNFAYRFYIKNLKKVLTQEGFSF; this is encoded by the coding sequence GTGAGATTGGAATTCGCGTTACTGCGTGTTGAAATGAAAGCATTGGAAAAGCCATTGGTTACTGTGATCCTGACCACATATAATCAGGAAAAATACATAGAGGAGACTCTTACTTCGGTATTTTATCAGACATATCCCTACATTCAGCTCATTGTAGTCGACAATGCCAGCACCGACAGTACGCTTTCGCTAATTGAGCGATTTAAAGCATCAGCCCCCGCATTTCAGATCATCAGAAATAATACCAATTACGGCTTGTGTAAAGCATTTAACCAGGGACTCAACATTGCCAATGGCAAATACATGATCGATCTCTCAGGAGACGATATCATGATGGCCGACCGGATCGAAAAGCAAGTTGAGGCTTTTGAAAAATTACCGGAGGAATTTGCAGTGGTGTTTTCAAATGCCATTTACATTGATCAGAAAGGCTCACGGCTGCATAATCACTACGCGGTCGATGGCAATGAAAAAGCACTGGCGCCTGTTCCCTCAGGCGATGTCTACAAAAATATCCTCGAAAAATATTTCATCTGCACGCCTACCATGATGATGCGGACAGCGGCGCTCAATCAAATGGGCGGCTACGATGAGAGCTTGCTGTTTGAGGATTTCGACTTCTGGATACGCTCTTCTGTTCTCTTCAAATACTTTTATCTGGACGATATCCTGACAAAAAAAAGGATCCACCCATCTTCACTTTCTACCAAAGTTTATCAAAAAGGAAGCGGTATACTGGCTTCTTACTATGCGGTTTGCAATAAGGCTTACGATCTCAATCGCGATCAGCAGGAATTTGATCTTTTAGCGGCACGAATCCGTACATTTATCAGGAAATGTCTGTATGCTCAGGAGTTCGAGCTGGCGATCCGTTTTAGACGATTGCTTAACTACATCGAGAACCCGGGCTGGCAGACAGAATTGATCGTTTTTATGTGCAGGCTGCATCTTCCGCTGAATTTTGCTTACAGGTTTTATATCAAAAACTTAAAAAAAGTACTGACCCAGGAAGGATTTAGCTTTTAG
- a CDS encoding YihY/virulence factor BrkB family protein — MLEKLLKNRHIKRIIIWLQQTMLLKGTVSLYDILINLVKSNRKYDIDQRASAVAYSLTLASFPAIIFLFTLIPYIPIENLDKQIMELLRENIPRGIYEDADQTIIDIVSRPRKGVLSLGFIFAMIASTNGMMSLMRSFDMVYEDHETRGFLQIRGIAILLTLLLIAVLFLSVILLIVGDGVMNLVSDWHILKDNWLITLLNITRYLVSFGSLMLTISIIYRFAPSHGRQHAFVNAGSIVASILILAATYGFSFYLSRFSSYNKLYGSIGTMIALMIWLYLLAFVIILGFEINASIMAATRIKKVTKR, encoded by the coding sequence ATGCTTGAAAAACTGTTGAAAAACCGCCATATCAAGCGAATTATCATTTGGTTACAGCAAACCATGCTGCTCAAAGGAACTGTCTCTTTGTATGACATCCTGATCAATCTGGTCAAGAGTAACCGCAAATATGATATCGACCAGCGGGCTTCGGCAGTTGCGTACAGCCTTACATTGGCCTCATTTCCGGCCATTATCTTCCTTTTTACACTCATCCCGTATATTCCGATCGAGAATCTGGATAAACAGATCATGGAATTGCTGAGAGAAAATATTCCGAGAGGAATTTATGAGGATGCGGATCAAACCATCATCGACATTGTCAGCAGGCCGCGGAAAGGCGTGTTGTCGCTCGGTTTTATATTTGCCATGATCGCTTCCACCAACGGAATGATGTCATTAATGCGTTCGTTCGACATGGTTTACGAAGATCACGAGACACGTGGATTTCTTCAGATACGGGGAATAGCCATTTTACTGACATTGCTTCTGATCGCAGTACTTTTCCTTTCCGTCATTCTGCTGATCGTCGGCGACGGTGTTATGAACCTGGTCAGCGACTGGCATATTTTGAAAGATAACTGGCTCATTACCTTGCTGAACATTACCCGTTATCTGGTCAGTTTCGGGTCATTGATGTTGACGATCTCCATTATTTACCGATTCGCCCCATCGCACGGCAGGCAGCACGCTTTTGTTAATGCAGGCTCCATTGTGGCCTCCATTCTGATATTGGCGGCGACCTACGGGTTTTCGTTTTATCTGTCCAGATTCAGCTCCTACAACAAGCTTTACGGGTCGATCGGTACCATGATCGCACTAATGATCTGGCTCTATCTGCTTGCATTCGTAATCATTCTGGGTTTTGAAATCAATGCCAGTATTATGGCTGCAACGAGGATTAAAAAGGTGACCAAGAGGTAA
- a CDS encoding acyl-CoA thioesterase translates to MFSYEVKGVRVRYADTDQMGYVYYGNYARYYEIGRVEALRSLDFHYKVMEDEGVMMPVYENRSRYLKPARYDDELSIKVTLHDMPGIRVVFHYEIRNQNDVLLNTGETTLVFQRRDNGKLCMAPEKLLNKLKPHFEIKE, encoded by the coding sequence ATGTTTAGCTACGAAGTGAAGGGAGTCAGGGTGCGTTATGCCGATACTGACCAGATGGGATACGTGTATTACGGAAATTACGCACGGTACTACGAAATAGGAAGGGTAGAGGCATTGAGAAGCCTCGATTTTCATTACAAAGTGATGGAGGACGAAGGTGTGATGATGCCGGTTTATGAAAACCGTTCCCGGTACCTGAAACCTGCCCGGTATGATGACGAATTGAGTATCAAGGTAACATTGCACGATATGCCGGGTATCCGGGTGGTTTTTCATTACGAAATCCGCAACCAGAATGATGTTTTGCTCAATACCGGCGAAACTACATTGGTTTTTCAGCGTCGCGACAACGGAAAGTTGTGTATGGCGCCGGAAAAATTGCTCAACAAGCTGAAACCGCATTTTGAAATCAAGGAGTAA
- the mltG gene encoding endolytic transglycosylase MltG, protein MSRNFKVGLFVTIAILATTFSFYFWQIFKTPNLQADTDASFVLLIPEGATYKTVLDTLNKHDVINDHISFQFLAKLLKYTEKVKPGRYVIKPKTNNYTAIKKLISGDQDAVKLTFNNIRLKEDLIKRIGSRFEFGEENFRKALDSPEVCNKYGLDTLTIVSMFLPNTYEIFWTTGTEKFLDRMHSEYKKFWTDEKVAKAKAIGLTPVQVSILASIVEEEQAQKVDERPRVAGLYINRLHANMPLQADPTIKFALQDFGIKRILNGHLLTKSPYNTYVNTGLPPGPIRVADFNSLDAVLNYDKHDYIYMCAKADLSGYHAFATNYTDHLANARLYQAELNRLKIMK, encoded by the coding sequence ATGTCGCGTAATTTCAAAGTAGGGTTGTTCGTCACCATCGCAATTCTGGCAACAACATTCTCATTTTATTTCTGGCAGATCTTTAAAACGCCTAATCTGCAGGCCGATACTGATGCCAGTTTTGTGTTGCTGATACCGGAAGGTGCCACTTACAAAACAGTTTTAGACACATTGAACAAACATGATGTGATCAATGATCACATTTCCTTTCAGTTTTTGGCCAAACTTTTGAAATACACCGAAAAAGTGAAGCCCGGGCGGTATGTTATCAAGCCGAAGACTAACAATTATACGGCCATTAAAAAGCTGATATCAGGTGATCAGGATGCGGTGAAACTAACATTCAACAATATCCGGCTGAAAGAAGACCTGATCAAACGGATCGGAAGCCGTTTTGAGTTTGGTGAAGAAAATTTCAGAAAAGCATTGGACAGCCCGGAAGTATGTAATAAGTACGGTTTGGATACGCTCACCATTGTTTCCATGTTCTTGCCGAATACCTATGAGATCTTCTGGACGACGGGTACTGAAAAGTTCCTGGACAGAATGCATAGTGAGTACAAAAAATTCTGGACTGACGAAAAGGTCGCCAAAGCGAAAGCGATTGGGCTGACACCTGTTCAGGTTTCCATTCTCGCATCAATTGTAGAGGAAGAGCAAGCTCAGAAAGTAGACGAGCGCCCAAGAGTAGCCGGTTTGTATATCAACCGTTTGCATGCTAATATGCCTTTGCAGGCTGATCCTACTATCAAGTTTGCTTTACAAGATTTTGGGATCAAACGGATATTAAACGGGCATCTTTTAACTAAATCCCCGTACAATACCTACGTCAATACCGGCCTGCCTCCCGGCCCGATCCGGGTTGCTGATTTTAATTCGCTGGACGCAGTACTCAACTACGACAAGCACGATTATATTTATATGTGTGCCAAAGCGGACCTTTCGGGTTACCATGCTTTTGCTACTAATTATACGGATCACCTCGCCAACGCCCGGCTATACCAGGCGGAGTTGAACCGGCTTAAAATCATGAAATAA
- a CDS encoding Ldh family oxidoreductase, with the protein MYQASYLKHFTEEVFLAIGCSPEEARLASEVLVSADLRGVDSHGIARLAGYVRLYDHGRLNPNPEVKVVYETPSTAVVDGDRGLGLVVAPKAMEIAMEKAEKVGSGWVSVRNSNHFGIAGYHAMLALEKDMIGWTMTNAAPLVTPTFSLDKLLGTNPIAVAVPANEEPAFVADFASTAVAYGKFEILQRKGLPAPLGWAQDAEGNATTDANAVKSGGGLLPLGSDREHGSHKGYGLGAIVDIFSGVLSGANFGPWVPPFATAGFMTAQQGVGLGTGHFLGAMRVDGFRPADEFKDDMDKWIRAFRGARAVEGHKVIIPGDPEREMEAERGVHGISLLEPVVVSLDELAKRFGIPFEINL; encoded by the coding sequence ATGTATCAGGCCAGTTATTTAAAACATTTTACCGAGGAGGTTTTTCTTGCGATAGGATGTTCACCCGAAGAGGCCCGACTGGCTTCCGAAGTATTAGTCAGTGCCGATCTGCGCGGGGTTGATTCTCACGGAATCGCCCGGTTGGCGGGTTATGTGCGCTTGTACGACCATGGAAGGCTTAATCCTAATCCTGAGGTAAAGGTTGTGTACGAAACACCCAGCACAGCTGTCGTGGACGGTGACCGTGGGCTGGGGCTGGTGGTAGCACCCAAAGCCATGGAAATTGCAATGGAAAAAGCGGAAAAGGTTGGTTCAGGCTGGGTATCGGTCCGGAATTCTAACCATTTTGGTATTGCGGGCTATCATGCGATGCTGGCGCTGGAAAAAGATATGATCGGATGGACCATGACGAATGCTGCCCCGCTGGTTACCCCTACTTTTTCTTTGGATAAATTGCTAGGCACCAACCCGATAGCAGTGGCAGTGCCGGCGAATGAAGAGCCTGCATTTGTGGCTGATTTCGCTTCGACGGCCGTTGCCTATGGTAAATTCGAAATATTGCAGCGCAAAGGTTTGCCCGCTCCATTGGGCTGGGCGCAGGATGCAGAAGGCAATGCTACTACCGATGCCAATGCGGTAAAGAGTGGGGGAGGTTTGCTGCCACTCGGGTCGGACCGGGAGCATGGAAGCCACAAAGGCTACGGGCTGGGCGCTATTGTGGATATTTTTTCGGGTGTGCTTTCCGGCGCTAACTTTGGCCCGTGGGTACCACCTTTCGCTACGGCTGGTTTCATGACCGCGCAGCAAGGTGTGGGACTCGGTACCGGGCATTTTTTGGGTGCGATGCGTGTTGACGGTTTCCGGCCTGCGGATGAATTCAAAGATGATATGGATAAATGGATTCGTGCATTTCGCGGCGCCAGGGCTGTGGAAGGTCATAAAGTAATCATTCCCGGCGACCCTGAACGTGAAATGGAAGCGGAGCGCGGGGTTCATGGAATTTCTTTGCTGGAACCGGTAGTTGTATCACTCGATGAACTAGCCAAACGATTTGGCATACCATTTGAAATAAATTTATAA